One genomic segment of Gossypium arboreum isolate Shixiya-1 chromosome 3, ASM2569848v2, whole genome shotgun sequence includes these proteins:
- the LOC108481369 gene encoding uncharacterized protein LOC108481369, translating into MINAEEDNEEPLYPSSFPPTNAPTNPQGAPIIRTQQYQTGTSALVDYLIGLGSNPGGNPTNPIVPDLDEIEKVKRELPKQLEDRYRWLEEKFKVMENVDYYYGIDAKDLSLVPDLVLPPKFKTPEFEKYNGTSCPEAHIKIFCRRMTGYVNNDQLLIHCFQDSLIGSAAKWYNQLSHAKINSWKDLAQTFMKQYGHVTDMALDRIILQNMEKKQSESFRKYAQRWRKVATQVQPPLLEKETTMLFVNTLKVPFITHMLGSATLSFLDIVMSGEMIENAIRSGKIDAGESAKRSTPKRNKKEVNNMSKGYSKLVNIGQPRTVTTSYQGSSRQESNSRPNTERLRFTPILMSYKELYQNLFDVHVVSPFYSEPVQPPFPKWYNENAQCEYHARITGHSIENCTKFKKLVERFIEMGVVKFDDSSEPNRSNNAVNAI; encoded by the coding sequence ATGATCAATGCTGAGGAGGATAATGAGGAGCCTTTGTACCCTTCGAGTTTCCCCCCGACAAATGCTCCAACAAATCCGCAAGGTGCACCTATTATCAGAACCCAGCAATATCAAACCGGTACCTCGGCACTAGTGGATTACCTGATAGGCTTAGGCTCCAATCCGGGGGGCAATCCAACTAATCCTATTGTTCCCGATCTGGATGAAATAGAAAAAGTAAAGAGGGAATTGCCAAAGCAACTCGAGGATCGGTatagatggttggaagaaaaatttaaagtaatGGAAAATGTTGACTACTACTATGGGATTGACGCCAAGGATCTGAGTTTGGTCCCTGATCTAGTACTCCCGCCAAAATTTAAGACTCCAGAGTTTGAAAAATACaatgggactagttgtcctgaagctcACATTAAAATATTCTGTCGACGGATGACAGGTTATGTTAATAACGACCAATTATTAATTCATTGCTTCCAAGACAGTCTGATCGGGTCAGcagctaaatggtacaatcaattAAGTCATGCTAAAATCAATTCATGGAAAGACTTAGCACAGACTTTTATGAAGCAATATGGCCACGTGACTGACATGGCGCTCGACAGAATTATACTgcagaatatggaaaagaagcaaaGTGAGAGCTTCAGGaaatatgcccaaagatggagaaaGGTGGCGACACAAGTCCAGCCACCTCTTCTAGAGAAAGAAACTACGATGCTTTTCGTCAACACTCTGAAAGTCCCGTTCATTAcccatatgttgggaagcgctaCCCTGAGCTTTTTAGATATAGTAATGTCTGGCGAGATGATTGAAAATGCAATCAGAAGTGGGAAGATAGACGCAGGAGAAAGCGCCAAGAGGTCAAccccaaaaagaaataaaaaggaagtGAATAATATGAGCAAAGGGTATTCCAAATTGGTCAACATAGGCCAGCCGAGGACTGTAACCACTAGTTATCAAGGCTCTTCAAGACAGGAATCTAACTCGAGGCCGAATACAGAAAGGCTTCGATTTACACCCATCCTAATGTCATATAAGGAGTTGTATCAGAATCTCTTTGATGTACATGTGGTGTCTCCGTTCTACTCGGAACCCgtgcaacctccattcccaaaatggtataatgagaatgctcAATGTGAGTACCACGCGAGAATAACGGGACACTCAATCGAAAACTGCACTAAATTTAAAAAGTTGGTCGAAAGGTTCATTGAAATGGGAGTTGTGAAGTTTGACGATTCCTCAGAACCAAATCGCTCTAACAATGCAGTAAATGCGATTTGA